In the Mytilus trossulus isolate FHL-02 chromosome 1, PNRI_Mtr1.1.1.hap1, whole genome shotgun sequence genome, one interval contains:
- the LOC134706805 gene encoding inter-alpha-trypsin inhibitor heavy chain H3-like, whose product MLFMMLLVILKNSQALTPEIKSMHITSDIYFRFATTVVEAKILNVNNEASEVLFDVTLPDAAFITAFTMEIGGRRYAGDVKEKEKAKQQFEEAKSRGESAGHIAAAPRTSNKFNILVNIQKNALVVFKLKYQELLTRTLGSYHHVIYVDPGQPIEDFEIKVLISESRDIVNLSVPPLEGDIEIDISKYVNIKQISPSRYDIRYAPSLDEQKAMSKQGISGQFKVKYDVSRDKDAGDVLIVNGYFVHLFAPTDIEPLPKDVMFVLDRSGSMSGRKIEQLKNAMAVILKDMKPEDRLNILFFDDKFDWLADNTMLEGTMVNFDKARRFVKAITARGGTDINQAVTDGIKLLTSFLTTKTSSIVMFLTDGAPTSGETNINSILRNVGTKNEAKFPIFSLGFGNNVNLNFLKKMSTQNNGFARKIYEDSDAALQIEGLYSEISSALLKNVTFEYLGDIDYGTITKFYFPFYFGGSELIVAGRLKSKNSKIEPRVRGWNDGYIDLIWRPRPVPDLVALTTDADFSTITENMWAYLTIKQLIRELEGDITSTDKDRIKAKIIDLALKYQFVTPFTSMVVTAPNLRRPTPQLSRTGLQGNSGFGRLGSMAQLMRGPGGPRGPGGPMMAPAMFVPTFPQTTALSTTTTSATFLCIFKERASPDIFIYMKGSKRPLCMDMNFIGGKYVLLEDKDKSLTVIFNVCTTSGNSKNMIGYIEEVIIKNGKNEVKLDSEGTETDKWSSIGYRYTNTFSRYNITFNILPSRDGKSLQIDVKVGQSKVVGAKGLLGTYVPIFE is encoded by the exons ATGTTGTTTATGATGTTACTTGTCATACTGAAAAATTCACAG GCTTTAACACCAGAGATAAAGTCGATGCATATAACATCGGATATTTACTTCAGGTTTGCAACAACTGTAGTTGAAGCTAAGATCCTTAACGTCAATAATGAAGCTTCGGAGGTCTTGTTTGACGTGACTTTACCAGACGCAGCATTCATAACGGCCTTTACAAT gGAAATTGGAGGCAGAAGGTATGCTGGAGATGTAAAGGAGAAAGAAAAGGCAAAGCAACAGTTTGAAGAAGCAAAGAGTCGTGGTGAAAGTGCTGGACACATCGCTGCTGC TCCCAGAACTTCAAACAAGTTTAACATTCTTGTAAACATCCAGAAAAATGCATTGGTTGTGTTTAAACTGAAATATCAAGAATTGCTGACACGAACCCTTGGCTCATATCATCACGTGATTTATGTAGATCCTGGACAACCGATagaagattttgaaataaaagtattaaTAAGTGAATCCAGAGATATTGTAAATCTATCAGTGCCTCCATTAGAGGGCGACATTGAAATAG atataagtaaatatgtaaatataaaacaaatctctCCTTCGAGGTACGATATAAGATATGCACCAAGTCTTGATGAACAAAAGGCCATGTCAAAACAAGGTATATCAGGACAGTTCAAAGTAAAATATGACGTGTCCAGGGACAAAGATGCAGGTGATGTTCTG ATTGTCAATGGATATTTCGTTCATTTATTTGCTCCTACGGATATAGAACCACTCCCAAAGGATGTAATGTTTGTCCTAGACAGAAGTGGATCTATGTCGGGACGTAAGATAGAGCAACTGAAAAATGCAATGGCCGTAATCCTAAAAGATATGAAACCAGAAGATAGACTAAACATTTTGTTCTTCGACGACAAATTTGATTGGTTAGCAGACAATACAATGTTGGAAGGAACAATGGTAAACTTTGATAAAGCTAGGAGATTTGTGAAGGCAATCACAGCAAGAGGAG GCACAGACATCAACCAAGCCGTAACAGATGGAATAAAGCTGTTGACCAGTTTCCTCACTACTAAAACATCTTCCATCGTAATGTTTTTGACTGATGGAGCTCCAACCTCTGGAGAAACAAACATTAACTCAATCTTGAGGAACGTTGGAACAAAAAATGAAGCAAAATTTCCTATATTCAGTTTAGGTTTTGGAAATAATGTTAATCTCAATTTTCTTAAAAAGATGTCTACACAAAACAATGGATTTGCGCGAAAAATTTACGAAGATTCGGATGCTGCTTTGCAGATTGAAGGATTATATTCGGAAATATCATCcgctcttttaaaaaatgttacgTTCGAATATTTGGGAGATATTGATTATGGtacaattacaaaattttattttccattctACTTTGGTGGTTCAGAATTGATAGTTGCTGGGCGATTGAaatcgaaaaattcaaaaattgaacCACGAGTTAGAGGTTGGAATGATGGTTACATAGATTTGATTTGGAGACCTAGACCTGTTCCAGATCTTGTTGCATTAACGACGGATGCTGACTTTTCAACAATAACAGAAAACATGTGGGCATATTTGACAATTAAACAATTAATAAGGGAATTAGAAGGTGATATAACAAGCACAGACAAGGATCGTATCAAAGCTAAGATTATAGATTTGGCATTAAAA TACCAGTTTGTAACACCCTTCACCTCTATGGTTGTCACAGCGCCAAATCTACGCCGGCCAACGCCACAACTAAGTCGAACAGGACTACAAGGAAATTCTG GTTTTGGTAGACTTGGCAGCATGGCACAGTTAATGCGCGGACCAGGAGGTCCAAGAGGCCCAGGAGGTCCAATGATGGCTCCTGCAATGTTCGTTCCTACATTTCCGCAAACTACCGCATTATCTACTACTACCACATCGGCTACATTTCTTTGTATctttaaag aacGGGCATCACCTGATATTTTCATATACATGAAAGGATCGAAACGGCCTTTGTGCATGGACATGAATTTCATTGGTGGCAAGTACGTGTTGCTAGAAGACAAag acAAATCGCTAACCGTAATCTTTAATGTGTGTACAACGTCAGGAAACAGTAAAAATATGATCGGATATATCGAAGAAGTTATAATTAAAAACGGTAAAAACGAAGTAAAATTAGATAGCGAAGGAACAGAGACAGATAAATGGTCATCCATTGGATacagatatacaaacacattcaGCAGATATAACATTACATTCAATATTCTACCATCAAGAGATGGGAAGAGTCTACAGATTGATGTCAAAGTAGGGCAAAGCAAAGTCGTTGGTGCTAAAGGACTATTAG GGACATATGTACCcatatttgaatga